The bacterium DNA segment CGCCACACCGCTCTGGCAGCCCAGGCCGGCATCTCGGGCAGCACTCGCGTCGGCCAGTATGTACGCATCGGCGGTCAGGCCGGCGCCGTGGGCCACATCGAGATCGGCGACCGAGCCGCGGTCGGCGCTCAGTCCGGCGTCACCAAATCGATTCCGCAAGGCGTCTTTGTCTCCGGCTATCCGGCGCGCGAACACATGAGCGCTAAAAGGGAGGAGGCCGGCATCAGCAAGCTTCCGGAATTGCTGAAACGGGTAAAACGTCTGGAGGAAGCGCTGGCCAAACTGCAGCCGAAAAGCTGACCCCCGGAATTACTTTTACCCCTGTACCACGTTGACTCAGGAGGATGAATGCTTAAGCAACAGCAGACGATCAGACACGAGGTTTCCTATTCCGGCGTCGGACTGCACACGGGCAATAAAACCAAAATCACCTTTAAACCGGCTCCTGCCAACAATGGCATCACATTCATTCGAAGCGATATCCCTAACTCTCCCGTCATCCCGGCTGACATCGACCATGTACTGGATATCTCCCGAGGCACCACCATCGGCATCGGCGAAGCGAAAATTCACACCGTCGAGCATGTCCTCGCCGCAATCAGCGGACTGGAGATCGACAACATCATCTGCGAAGTCCATGGCAACGAACCGCCCGTAGGCGACGGCAGCGCTCTGCCCTTTGTCGAGATTCTGCTCAAAGCCGGCCTGCAGGAACAAGACTCTCCGCGCGATTATCTCATCATCGATAAGACCATTACCTATCACGAGCCGGCCCGTGGCATCGACATTGTCGTCTTTCCTTCGGATGAATTCCGCATCACCTTTATGGTGGATTATAAAAATCCCGCTCTGGGCACTCAATACACCTCCATGTACTCGCTGCATGAAGAGTTTGCCACCGAGTTCGCCGCCTCACGCACGTTCTGCTTTCTTAGTGAAGTGGAGCATTTGTGGAAGGCCGGCCTGATCAAGGGCGGCTCGCTGGACAACGCCGTGGTGGTCATCGATCGCGACATGACCCAGGCGGAGTTGACCGATCTGCGCAAACTCTTCGGCATCGACACCAGCGTGACCCTGTCCAACAACGGCATCCTCAACGGCAAGGAACTGCGCTATCCCAACGAACAAGTGCGCCACAAAGCGCTGGACCTGATCGGCGATCTCTGCCTGCTGGGCATGCCGCTGAAAGCTCATGTGATGGCCGCCCGTTCCGGCCATGCGGCCAACGTGGAACTGGTGAAATTGATCCGCAAAGAGTATAAAAAGAAACTCATCCGCTCCAAATACGCGGTGTCCGACGATCAGTCCGCTTTTCTCGATGCCAACGCAATTCTGAAAATTCTACCGCACCGCTACCCGTTTCTGCTGGTGGATAAAATCATCGATCTGGTCCCGCAGGAACATGTGGTGGGCATCAAAAACGTCTCCCTGAACGAACCGTTCTTTCAGGGTCATTTTCCCGGCCGACCGATCATGCCGGGCGTTCTCATCGTTGAAGCCATGGCGCAGGTAGGCGGCATTCTTATGCTCAACACCGAGACCGAAGCGGATAAAAAGCTGGTGTATTTCACCGGTATCGACAACGTGCGGTTCCGCAAAACCGTCACCCCCGGCGACACCATCCGCTTCGAGGTGGAGCTGGCGGCCAACCGGCGCACCATGTGCAAAATGATCGGACGGGCGCTGGTGGACAACGAACTGGTCTGCGAAGCCGAGCTGATGGCCGCCATCGTGGATCGGGTATAGACCGGAGCGGCGCTTTCTATCGGTGCGCCGCGTTTTTCATTCACAGAGAGGTTTTTGTGACGCAAATACATCCAACGGCTTTGGTGAATCCGCAGGCCCAGATCGGCACGGACGTGGAGATCGGCCCCTACGCCATTGTAGAGGGGGATGTGGTCATTGACGACAACACCCGCATCGGACCCCAGGTTTATATCGCCGACGGCGCCCGTATCGGCAAACAGTGCTCCATTCACAAGGGCGCGGTGGTGGCCACCATGCCGCAGGACCTGAAATTCGGCGGTGAGAGAACTCTGTTTGAAATCGGCGACCGCACAGTGGTGCGCGAGTTCTGCACGCTCAACCGCGGCACTTTGGCGCACGGCAAGAGCTCCATCGGCTCAGACTGCCTGCTCATGGCCTATGCCCATGTGGCGCACGACTGTACCATCGGAGATCATGTGATCATGGCCAACGGCGTTCAATTGGGCGGCCATGTGACGGTGGAGGACTGGGCCATCATCGGCGGCATGTCGCCGGTGCACCAATTCTGTACCGTGGGCCAGCACTGCATGATCGGCGGCGGCTTTCGCGTCATTCAGGACGTGCCGCCCTATATTCTCGCCTCTGAAGCGCCGCTGCGCTTTTGCGGTCTCAACTCTGTGGGCCTGAAACGGCGTGGTTTTTCCGAAGAGACGACTCTATTGCTGAAACGAACGTACCGGCTGCTTTATCGCTCCGGCCTGAACGTCACCCAGGCGGTGGCGCGAATACGCGAACAGGTGCCGCTGATCCCCGAGGTAGTCAATGTGCTCACCTTTATCGAACGTTCGCAGCGAGGCATTGTGCGCGGTCGGGAGCGCTGATCTTTGTCTGCGGCCTTGGAACGCTGGCGTTTCATCGACAGCAACAGCGACAGCGGATCCACGCATATGGCCGTGGATCTGGCATTGGCCCAACAGGCGGCGCAACGCCCCTTTGCGGCGACCTTGCGCGTCTATCGCTGGCAGCCGGCCGCCGTCTCTCTCGGGTATCATCAGTCGCTCAACGAGATCGATGTGGACGCCTGCCGCCGTGATGGAGTGGACGTGGTCTATCGTCCGACCGGCGGCCGCGCGGTTTTGCACAGCAACGAATTGACCTATAGTGTAACGCTCAGCCCTGCCAGCCGGCTGTTCACTCTGGAGATCATGGGGGTTTACGAGCAAATCTCTCTGGCCATTCTGGCGGGACTGGCGCAGCTGCAGATTCCGGCTGTTTTCGACCGTTCTGAGCGCACAGCAAAAGATTTTGCTCGGGGTGAACTCTCCAGCCTTTGCTATGCTTCCGCGGTTCAACACGAGATCGGCGTACAAGGCAGAAAACTGGTGGGCAGCGCCCAACGCCGATTTGCCGACGCGATCTTGCAGCACGGTTCGATTTTAATCGGACCGGAACACTGCGATCTGGCCTATTATTTGGCCCGCGGCGACCAGGCGCGGCGCCAAACGATTCATCGCTATCTGGCAGGCCATACCGTCTGCCTCAATGATTTGGCCGCTCTGCCGGTGCGCTATAAAGATCTGGCGGCAGCGCTGCAATCTGGATTCCAGCAGGCGCTGAACATCGAGTGGATCATGGAGCCGCTCTCCCCGGAAGAGCAGGCAGCGGCAGAGCGAAACCGCAGTCAGGCGGAAAGCGAGATGCAGCGCCGGCTTGCGGCCGTGACAGCACATCAATCAAGAGAGCGTCGCTGAAGTGAAAAAAATCGCCCTACTGGGGTCCACCGGCTCTATCGGCGTCAACTGCCTCGAGGTTGTGGATCAGTTGGCCGAAGAGTTTGTCGTCACCGTCCTGAGTACACACCGCCGAATCGACCAATTGTATGATCAGGCGAAACGCTTTCGGCCGCAGATCGCTGCAATCACCGGCGCCGCGGTGAGCGACGACCATCGTGCTGCGTTTAACAAGCTGGGCGTGGAGCTGATCGCAGGCGCCGAGGCGCTGCTGCAACTGGCCGGCTCAGCCGAGTATGATCTTTTGGTCAATGCCGTGGTGGGCAGCATTGGATTCAGGCCGACTCTGACCGCTCTGCAACGCGGCAAACCGGTGGCATTGGCCAACAAAGAGA contains these protein-coding regions:
- a CDS encoding bifunctional UDP-3-O-[3-hydroxymyristoyl] N-acetylglucosamine deacetylase/3-hydroxyacyl-ACP dehydratase; translated protein: MLKQQQTIRHEVSYSGVGLHTGNKTKITFKPAPANNGITFIRSDIPNSPVIPADIDHVLDISRGTTIGIGEAKIHTVEHVLAAISGLEIDNIICEVHGNEPPVGDGSALPFVEILLKAGLQEQDSPRDYLIIDKTITYHEPARGIDIVVFPSDEFRITFMVDYKNPALGTQYTSMYSLHEEFATEFAASRTFCFLSEVEHLWKAGLIKGGSLDNAVVVIDRDMTQAELTDLRKLFGIDTSVTLSNNGILNGKELRYPNEQVRHKALDLIGDLCLLGMPLKAHVMAARSGHAANVELVKLIRKEYKKKLIRSKYAVSDDQSAFLDANAILKILPHRYPFLLVDKIIDLVPQEHVVGIKNVSLNEPFFQGHFPGRPIMPGVLIVEAMAQVGGILMLNTETEADKKLVYFTGIDNVRFRKTVTPGDTIRFEVELAANRRTMCKMIGRALVDNELVCEAELMAAIVDRV
- the lpxA gene encoding acyl-ACP--UDP-N-acetylglucosamine O-acyltransferase; its protein translation is MTQIHPTALVNPQAQIGTDVEIGPYAIVEGDVVIDDNTRIGPQVYIADGARIGKQCSIHKGAVVATMPQDLKFGGERTLFEIGDRTVVREFCTLNRGTLAHGKSSIGSDCLLMAYAHVAHDCTIGDHVIMANGVQLGGHVTVEDWAIIGGMSPVHQFCTVGQHCMIGGGFRVIQDVPPYILASEAPLRFCGLNSVGLKRRGFSEETTLLLKRTYRLLYRSGLNVTQAVARIREQVPLIPEVVNVLTFIERSQRGIVRGRER
- a CDS encoding lipoate--protein ligase family protein, whose amino-acid sequence is MSAALERWRFIDSNSDSGSTHMAVDLALAQQAAQRPFAATLRVYRWQPAAVSLGYHQSLNEIDVDACRRDGVDVVYRPTGGRAVLHSNELTYSVTLSPASRLFTLEIMGVYEQISLAILAGLAQLQIPAVFDRSERTAKDFARGELSSLCYASAVQHEIGVQGRKLVGSAQRRFADAILQHGSILIGPEHCDLAYYLARGDQARRQTIHRYLAGHTVCLNDLAALPVRYKDLAAALQSGFQQALNIEWIMEPLSPEEQAAAERNRSQAESEMQRRLAAVTAHQSRERR
- a CDS encoding UDP-3-O-(3-hydroxymyristoyl)glucosamine N-acyltransferase gives rise to the protein RHTALAAQAGISGSTRVGQYVRIGGQAGAVGHIEIGDRAAVGAQSGVTKSIPQGVFVSGYPAREHMSAKREEAGISKLPELLKRVKRLEEALAKLQPKS